Proteins encoded together in one Nocardioides marinisabuli window:
- a CDS encoding DUF3592 domain-containing protein: protein MNLALSVVMLGAAVLALLAGVVLAVVGLRQRREAAGFGERSEPTTAEVLESLPKDVAMAGEPVTIYYQQLRYRVGERDVEAQTMTGVEPPVPHVGEQVEVRYDPRHPSRVVLASADPVAGAGATSMALARMMLGLGMSLPVAWVVILGIARTL from the coding sequence GTGAACCTCGCGCTGAGCGTGGTCATGCTCGGCGCCGCGGTGCTGGCGCTGCTGGCCGGCGTCGTGCTGGCCGTGGTCGGCCTGCGCCAGCGGCGCGAGGCCGCCGGCTTCGGCGAGCGCTCGGAGCCGACGACCGCCGAGGTGCTCGAGTCGCTGCCCAAGGACGTGGCGATGGCCGGGGAGCCGGTGACGATCTACTACCAGCAGCTGCGCTACCGCGTCGGCGAGCGCGACGTCGAGGCCCAGACCATGACCGGCGTCGAGCCGCCGGTGCCGCACGTGGGGGAGCAGGTCGAGGTCCGCTACGACCCCCGGCACCCCTCCCGCGTCGTGCTCGCCAGCGCCGACCCCGTCGCAGGCGCCGGCGCCACGTCGATGGCCCTGGCCCGGATGATGCTCGGCCTCGGCATGTCGCTCCCCGTCGCCTGGGTCGTCATCCTCGGCATCGCCCGCACCCTCTGA
- a CDS encoding aldehyde dehydrogenase family protein: MSNRIDVRKTYKLFIGGAFPRSESGYSYVVNDHKGAFVANAALASRKDARDAVGVARKAQSGWAGRTAYNRAQILYRVAEVMEDRRPQFVQAVQQSEGLSGSKAERVVDEAVDRWVWYAGWADKLAQVVGNANPVAGPFFNLSTPEPTGVVAVLAPERSSLLGLVSVLAPVIVSGNTAVLVSSYSRPLPAVNLAEVLATSDVPGGVVNILTGKAATVAPWLAAHMDVNAIDLCGVAGDATLATELEVAAADNLKRVRRAPAAEPDWSAEPGLEPMTAFLETKTVWHPMGV; this comes from the coding sequence GTGAGCAACCGCATCGACGTCCGCAAGACCTACAAGCTCTTCATCGGCGGCGCCTTCCCGCGCTCGGAGTCGGGCTACTCCTACGTCGTCAACGACCACAAGGGAGCCTTCGTGGCCAACGCCGCCCTCGCCTCGCGCAAGGACGCCCGCGACGCCGTCGGCGTGGCCCGCAAGGCCCAGTCCGGCTGGGCCGGGCGCACCGCCTACAACCGCGCGCAGATCCTCTACCGGGTCGCCGAGGTGATGGAGGACCGCCGCCCGCAGTTCGTGCAGGCCGTCCAGCAGTCCGAGGGGCTCTCGGGCAGCAAGGCCGAACGGGTCGTCGACGAGGCCGTCGACCGGTGGGTCTGGTACGCCGGGTGGGCCGACAAGCTCGCCCAGGTCGTCGGCAACGCCAACCCGGTCGCGGGGCCGTTCTTCAACCTCTCCACCCCCGAGCCGACCGGCGTCGTGGCGGTGCTCGCCCCCGAGCGCTCCTCGCTGCTGGGCCTGGTCTCGGTGCTGGCGCCGGTGATCGTCAGCGGCAACACCGCCGTGCTGGTCTCCTCCTACTCGCGCCCGCTGCCGGCGGTGAACCTCGCCGAGGTGCTCGCCACCAGCGACGTGCCGGGAGGCGTGGTCAACATCCTCACCGGCAAGGCGGCCACCGTGGCGCCCTGGCTGGCCGCCCACATGGACGTCAACGCGATCGACCTGTGCGGCGTCGCGGGTGACGCGACCCTGGCCACCGAGCTCGAGGTCGCGGCCGCCGACAACCTCAAGCGGGTGCGCCGTGCTCCCGCCGCCGAGCCCGACTGGAGCGCCGAGCCCGGCCTCGAGCCGATGACGGCGTTCCTGGAGACCAAGACGGTGTGGCACCCCATGGGGGTGTGA
- a CDS encoding MaoC family dehydratase — MRVFTSLDEVSEAAGQELGTSDWVEIDQQRVDTFADATGDHQWIHVDVERAKEGPFGGTIAHGYLTLSLVPWLGSKVFSFDTPGAKLNYGVNKVRFPNPVLVGSKIRATVTLGEVTDIPAGKQATVRYTVEIEGVDKPACVAESVVLLLTD, encoded by the coding sequence ATGCGCGTGTTCACCTCCCTCGACGAGGTCTCCGAGGCCGCCGGCCAGGAGCTCGGCACCAGCGACTGGGTCGAGATCGACCAGCAGCGGGTCGACACCTTCGCCGACGCGACCGGTGACCACCAGTGGATCCACGTCGACGTCGAGCGCGCCAAGGAGGGCCCCTTCGGCGGCACCATCGCCCACGGCTACCTGACGCTCTCGCTGGTGCCGTGGCTGGGCAGCAAGGTCTTCAGCTTCGACACCCCCGGCGCCAAGCTCAACTACGGCGTCAACAAGGTGCGCTTCCCGAACCCGGTGCTCGTCGGCTCGAAGATCCGGGCCACGGTCACCCTCGGCGAGGTCACCGACATCCCCGCCGGCAAGCAGGCGACCGTGCGCTACACCGTCGAGATCGAGGGCGTCGACAAGCCGGCCTGCGTCGCCGAGTCGGTCGTGCTGCTGCTCACCGACTGA
- a CDS encoding adenosine deaminase, giving the protein MSSTRTEPIVPTASQVARAPKVVLHDHLDGGLRPATVLELAREVDHALPADTAESLAQWFAESADSGSLERYLETFQHTVAVMQTAPALTRVAREFVEDLVADGVVYAEVRYAPEQHVEHGLSLDEVVAAVKQGFDEAVNAADGAIVVRQLLTAMRHQARSMEIAELAVAWRDRGVAGFDIAGAEAGYPPTRHLDAFEYLQRENGYFTIHAGEAFGLPSIWQALQWCGADRLGHGVRIVDDIEVADDGTVTLGRLAAYVRDRRVPLELCPASNVQTGAASSIAEHPIGLLTRLRFRVTVNTDNRLMSDTSMTKEMTALVDAFGYTLDDLRWFTINAMKSAFLPFDERLTIIDEVIKPGYAALAAEGA; this is encoded by the coding sequence ATGAGCAGCACCCGCACCGAACCTATCGTCCCGACCGCGAGCCAGGTGGCCCGCGCACCCAAGGTCGTGCTGCACGACCACCTCGACGGCGGGCTGCGCCCGGCCACGGTGCTCGAGCTGGCCCGCGAGGTCGACCACGCGCTGCCGGCCGACACGGCCGAGTCGCTGGCGCAGTGGTTCGCCGAGTCGGCCGACTCCGGCTCCCTGGAGCGCTACCTCGAGACCTTCCAGCACACCGTGGCGGTGATGCAGACCGCGCCGGCGCTGACCCGGGTCGCGCGTGAGTTCGTCGAGGACCTGGTCGCCGACGGCGTCGTCTACGCCGAGGTGCGCTACGCCCCCGAGCAGCACGTCGAGCACGGCCTGAGCCTCGACGAGGTGGTCGCCGCGGTGAAGCAGGGCTTCGACGAGGCCGTCAACGCCGCCGACGGCGCCATCGTCGTGCGCCAGCTGCTGACCGCCATGCGCCACCAGGCCCGCTCGATGGAGATCGCCGAGCTCGCGGTCGCCTGGCGCGACCGCGGCGTCGCCGGCTTCGACATCGCCGGCGCCGAGGCCGGCTACCCCCCGACCCGCCACCTCGACGCCTTCGAGTACCTCCAGCGCGAGAACGGCTACTTCACCATCCACGCCGGCGAGGCCTTCGGGCTGCCCTCGATCTGGCAGGCGCTGCAGTGGTGCGGCGCCGACCGGCTCGGGCACGGCGTGCGCATCGTCGACGACATCGAGGTCGCCGACGACGGCACCGTCACCCTGGGCCGGCTGGCGGCGTACGTGCGCGACCGGCGGGTGCCGCTCGAGCTGTGCCCGGCCAGCAACGTGCAGACCGGCGCGGCGAGCTCGATCGCCGAGCACCCGATCGGGCTGCTGACCCGGCTGCGCTTCCGGGTCACGGTCAACACCGACAACCGGCTGATGTCGGACACCTCGATGACCAAGGAGATGACCGCACTCGTCGACGCCTTCGGCTACACCCTCGACGACCTGCGCTGGTTCACCATCAACGCGATGAAGTCGGCGTTCCTGCCCTTCGACGAGCGCCTCACCATCATCGACGAGGTCATCAAGCCCGGGTACGCCGCCCTGGCCGCGGAGGGCGCGTGA
- a CDS encoding thymidine phosphorylase — protein sequence MSKHDAVEVIHAKRDGHGLTDSQIDWVVDAYTRGDVADEQMSALAMAILLRGMDRGEISRWTQAMIASGERMDFSSLSRPTADKHSTGGVGDKITLPLAPLVAACGVAVPQLSGRGLGHTGGTLDKLEAIPGWQADLSNAALLEQLEEIGAVICAAGAELAPADKKLYALRDVTGTVEAIPLIASSIMSKKIAEGTGALVLDVKVGTGAFMKSLDDARELAETMVALGNDAGVTTVALLTDMSTPLGLTAGNAIEVAESVDVLAGGGPADVVELTVALAREMLTAAGVTDVDPADKLADGSAMDAWKKMIRAQGGDPDADLPRAKEEHVVEASTSGVLTRLDAMAVGMAAWRLGAGRARKEDPVQAGAGVVWHARPGDEVTAGQPLFTLLTDEPERFDRALASLEDGYDVAEDASGFTPDPLVIDRVG from the coding sequence ATGAGCAAGCACGACGCGGTCGAGGTCATCCACGCCAAGCGGGACGGCCACGGGCTCACCGACAGCCAGATCGACTGGGTGGTCGACGCCTACACGCGCGGCGACGTCGCCGACGAGCAGATGTCGGCGCTGGCCATGGCGATCCTGCTGCGCGGCATGGACCGCGGCGAGATCAGCCGCTGGACGCAGGCGATGATCGCCTCCGGCGAGCGGATGGACTTCTCCTCGCTCTCGCGCCCCACCGCCGACAAGCACTCCACCGGCGGCGTGGGCGACAAGATCACCCTGCCGCTCGCCCCGCTGGTCGCGGCCTGCGGCGTCGCGGTGCCGCAGCTCTCGGGCCGCGGCCTGGGCCACACCGGCGGCACCCTGGACAAGCTCGAGGCGATCCCCGGCTGGCAGGCCGACCTCTCCAACGCTGCGCTCCTGGAGCAGCTCGAGGAGATCGGCGCCGTCATCTGCGCCGCGGGCGCCGAGCTGGCCCCGGCCGACAAGAAGCTCTACGCGCTGCGCGACGTGACCGGGACGGTCGAGGCGATCCCGCTGATCGCCTCCTCGATCATGAGCAAGAAGATCGCCGAGGGCACCGGCGCGCTGGTGCTCGACGTCAAGGTCGGCACCGGCGCCTTCATGAAGTCCCTCGACGACGCGCGCGAGCTGGCCGAGACCATGGTCGCGCTCGGCAACGACGCCGGGGTGACCACGGTGGCGCTGCTCACCGACATGTCGACGCCGCTGGGCCTGACCGCCGGCAACGCGATCGAGGTCGCCGAGTCGGTCGACGTGCTCGCCGGCGGCGGCCCCGCCGACGTGGTCGAGCTGACCGTCGCCCTGGCCCGCGAGATGCTCACCGCGGCCGGCGTCACCGACGTCGACCCCGCCGACAAGCTCGCCGACGGCTCGGCCATGGACGCGTGGAAGAAGATGATCCGCGCCCAGGGCGGTGACCCCGACGCCGACCTGCCGCGCGCCAAGGAGGAGCACGTCGTCGAGGCGAGCACCTCGGGCGTGCTCACCCGGCTCGACGCCATGGCCGTCGGGATGGCCGCCTGGCGCCTGGGCGCCGGCCGGGCCCGCAAGGAGGACCCGGTGCAGGCCGGCGCGGGCGTGGTGTGGCACGCGCGGCCCGGCGACGAGGTCACCGCCGGCCAGCCGCTGTTCACGCTGCTGACCGACGAGCCCGAGCGCTTCGACCGGGCCCTGGCCTCGCTCGAGGACGGCTACGACGTCGCCGAGGACGCGAGCGGCTTCACCCCCGACCCCCTGGTCATCGACCGCGTTGGGTGA
- a CDS encoding ATP-grasp domain-containing protein, translating into MDARVLLATFCLMPEGEPGGSLLVDALAERGVEAAWAVWDDPAVDWAAADLVAVRATWDYQRRLGAWRDWVGRVEKETRLLNGGAVFDWNTDKAYLETLGEHVPVVPSELVADEDLVGGLRRALARWDSVVVKPRVGAGGVGVVVVDSLEDDRLVGLTPGPWLAQPLVESVRTRGETSVVVLDGQARTQVDKVPGAGEVRVHTEHGGRSTLVDVAPEAERLALEAVRAAEALLEQRLDYARVDSMELDGRLVVSELELIEPGLYLDLAPGSAGPFADLVLDRLG; encoded by the coding sequence ATGGATGCCCGTGTGCTGCTCGCAACCTTCTGCCTGATGCCCGAGGGCGAGCCCGGCGGCTCGCTGCTCGTCGACGCCCTGGCCGAGCGCGGCGTCGAGGCCGCGTGGGCGGTCTGGGACGACCCGGCCGTCGACTGGGCGGCCGCCGACCTGGTCGCCGTCCGGGCGACCTGGGACTACCAGCGCCGGCTGGGTGCCTGGCGCGACTGGGTGGGCCGCGTCGAGAAGGAGACCCGCCTGCTCAACGGCGGCGCCGTCTTCGACTGGAACACCGACAAGGCCTACCTGGAGACCCTGGGCGAGCACGTGCCGGTGGTGCCCTCCGAGCTGGTCGCCGACGAGGACCTCGTCGGGGGCCTGCGCCGGGCGCTGGCGCGCTGGGACAGCGTCGTGGTGAAGCCGCGCGTCGGGGCCGGCGGGGTCGGGGTGGTCGTGGTCGACTCGCTCGAGGACGACCGGCTGGTCGGCCTGACCCCCGGGCCCTGGCTGGCGCAGCCGCTCGTGGAGTCGGTGCGCACCCGCGGCGAGACGTCGGTCGTCGTGCTCGACGGGCAGGCGCGCACCCAGGTCGACAAGGTCCCGGGCGCCGGGGAGGTGCGGGTGCACACCGAGCACGGCGGGCGCAGCACCCTGGTCGACGTGGCGCCGGAGGCCGAGCGGCTGGCGCTGGAGGCGGTGCGGGCGGCCGAGGCGCTGCTGGAGCAGCGCCTCGACTACGCCCGCGTCGACTCGATGGAGCTCGACGGGCGGCTCGTGGTCAGCGAGCTCGAGCTGATCGAGCCGGGGCTCTACCTCGACCTCGCGCCGGGCTCCGCCGGCCCGTTCGCCGACCTGGTGCTCGACCGGCTGGGGTGA
- a CDS encoding aldehyde dehydrogenase family protein translates to MSIFEYAPAPESRAIVDIKGSYGLFVNGEFTDGHGTPFKTVNPATEEVLAEVAEADASDVDAAVKAARKAYDKVWGPMPGRERAKYLYRIARILQERSREIAVLETIDNGKPIKESRDVDVPTAAAFFFYYAGWADKLEHSGYGSTPLGVAGQVIPWNFPLLMLAWKIAPALACGNTVVLKPAETTPLTALLFAEICQQADLPPGVVNIITGAGATGEALVGHPGVDKVAFTGSTGVGKAIARTVAGSDKKVTLELGGKAANIVFDDAPMDQAVEGIVNGIFFNQGHVCCAGSRLLVQESVADEVLERLKRRMSTLRLGDPLDKNTDVGAINSAAQLARIRELSDVGEAEGAGRWSPECELPANGFWFPPTVFTGVSQAHRIAREEIFGPVLSVLTFRTPSEAVEKANNTPYGLSAGIWTDKGSRILDIAGRLRAGVVWANTFNKFDPTSPFGGYKESGYGREGGRHGLAAYLKGADA, encoded by the coding sequence ATGAGCATCTTCGAGTACGCACCCGCCCCCGAGTCCCGCGCGATCGTCGACATCAAGGGCTCCTACGGGCTCTTCGTCAACGGTGAGTTCACCGACGGCCACGGCACCCCCTTCAAGACGGTCAACCCGGCCACCGAGGAGGTGCTCGCCGAGGTCGCCGAGGCCGACGCCTCCGACGTCGACGCCGCGGTCAAGGCCGCCCGCAAGGCCTACGACAAGGTCTGGGGCCCGATGCCCGGGCGCGAGCGCGCCAAGTACCTCTACCGCATCGCGCGCATCCTGCAGGAGCGCTCCCGCGAGATCGCGGTGCTGGAGACCATCGACAACGGCAAGCCGATCAAGGAGTCGCGCGACGTCGACGTCCCGACCGCGGCCGCCTTCTTCTTCTACTACGCCGGGTGGGCCGACAAGCTCGAGCACTCCGGCTACGGCAGCACCCCGCTGGGCGTGGCCGGCCAGGTCATCCCGTGGAACTTCCCGCTGCTGATGCTGGCCTGGAAGATCGCCCCGGCGCTGGCCTGCGGCAACACCGTGGTGCTCAAGCCCGCCGAGACCACGCCGCTGACGGCCCTGCTCTTCGCCGAGATCTGCCAGCAGGCCGACCTGCCCCCGGGCGTCGTCAACATCATCACCGGTGCCGGCGCCACCGGCGAGGCCCTGGTGGGCCACCCGGGCGTCGACAAGGTCGCCTTCACCGGCTCCACCGGGGTCGGCAAGGCCATCGCCCGCACCGTCGCGGGCAGCGACAAGAAGGTGACCCTCGAGCTCGGCGGCAAGGCCGCCAACATCGTCTTCGACGACGCCCCCATGGACCAGGCGGTCGAGGGCATCGTCAACGGCATCTTCTTCAACCAGGGCCACGTGTGCTGCGCCGGCTCGCGGCTGCTGGTGCAGGAGTCGGTGGCCGACGAGGTGCTCGAGCGCCTCAAGCGCCGCATGTCGACCCTGCGCCTGGGCGACCCGCTCGACAAGAACACCGACGTGGGCGCCATCAACTCCGCCGCCCAGCTGGCCCGCATCCGCGAGCTCTCCGACGTCGGCGAGGCCGAGGGCGCCGGGCGCTGGTCGCCCGAGTGCGAGCTGCCCGCCAACGGCTTCTGGTTCCCGCCCACGGTCTTCACCGGGGTCTCCCAGGCGCACCGCATCGCGCGCGAGGAGATCTTCGGCCCCGTGCTGTCGGTGCTGACCTTCCGCACCCCCAGCGAGGCGGTCGAGAAGGCCAACAACACGCCGTACGGCCTCTCGGCGGGGATCTGGACCGACAAGGGCTCGCGCATCCTCGACATCGCCGGGCGCCTGCGCGCCGGCGTCGTGTGGGCCAACACGTTCAACAAGTTCGACCCCACCAGCCCCTTCGGCGGCTACAAGGAGTCGGGCTACGGCCGTGAGGGCGGGCGCCACGGCCTCGCCGCCTACCTGAAGGGAGCCGACGCGTGA
- a CDS encoding cytochrome P450, whose product MRSVPTTSLDLSDPAVAADPYPFFAAERAQHPVAWHEGTQRWLTFSHATVGAVQRDRRLGRLWTDKEPASYLEPFNLLHRNQMMENEPPVHTRLRRPVASAFSRGHVERLRPRVREIAAGLLDEVGDGVFDVVGAYAEPLPVLVIAELLGVPRSHVDDLRDWSQAIVRMYEVAPSQQVVDDAVRASVDFAALVRDLVAVRRRTPADDLVTDLAATELSDDEVVAAVVLLLNAGHEASVNVFGNGLVAMLRRGLRPGADPALCVEEMLRFDSALQLFERTATEAVEVGSGEQAVVVEPGQRIAALLGAANRDPAVFEDADEFRVDRERNPHLAFGVGVHFCLGAPLARMELAESLQALFARMPDITLAGEPESRGTFVLRGFHRVPVTGR is encoded by the coding sequence ATGCGTTCGGTCCCGACGACCTCGCTTGACCTGTCCGACCCGGCCGTCGCCGCCGACCCCTACCCGTTCTTCGCCGCCGAGCGTGCGCAGCACCCGGTGGCCTGGCACGAGGGCACCCAGCGCTGGCTGACCTTCTCGCACGCGACGGTCGGCGCGGTCCAGCGCGACCGGCGCCTGGGCCGGTTGTGGACCGACAAGGAGCCCGCCTCCTACCTCGAGCCGTTCAACCTGCTGCACCGCAACCAGATGATGGAGAACGAGCCGCCGGTGCACACGCGGCTGCGCCGGCCGGTCGCCTCGGCCTTCAGCCGCGGCCATGTCGAGCGGCTGCGTCCGCGGGTGCGCGAGATCGCCGCCGGGCTGCTCGACGAGGTCGGCGACGGCGTCTTCGACGTCGTCGGGGCCTACGCCGAGCCGCTGCCGGTGCTGGTGATCGCCGAGCTGCTGGGGGTGCCGCGCAGCCACGTCGACGACCTGCGCGACTGGTCGCAGGCCATCGTGCGGATGTACGAGGTCGCGCCCTCCCAGCAGGTGGTCGACGACGCGGTGCGGGCCTCGGTCGACTTCGCCGCGCTGGTGCGCGACCTGGTCGCCGTACGCCGCCGCACGCCCGCCGACGACCTGGTCACCGACCTCGCCGCGACCGAGCTGAGCGACGACGAGGTCGTGGCTGCGGTGGTGCTGCTGCTCAACGCCGGCCACGAGGCCTCGGTCAACGTCTTCGGCAACGGCCTGGTCGCGATGCTGCGCCGCGGGCTGCGCCCGGGTGCCGACCCGGCTCTGTGCGTGGAGGAGATGCTGCGCTTCGACTCGGCGCTGCAGCTCTTCGAGCGCACCGCCACCGAGGCGGTCGAGGTCGGCAGCGGCGAGCAGGCGGTCGTCGTCGAGCCGGGCCAGCGGATCGCCGCGCTGCTGGGTGCGGCCAACCGCGACCCGGCCGTCTTCGAGGACGCCGACGAGTTCCGCGTCGACCGCGAGCGCAACCCGCACCTGGCCTTCGGGGTCGGCGTGCACTTCTGCCTGGGTGCGCCGCTGGCCCGCATGGAGCTCGCCGAGTCGCTGCAGGCGCTGTTCGCGCGGATGCCCGACATCACGCTGGCGGGGGAGCCGGAGAGCCGGGGCACCTTCGTGCTGCGCGGGTTCCATAGAGTTCCGGTCACCGGGCGCTAG
- a CDS encoding cytidine deaminase — protein sequence MRHAYAPYSRYRVGAAALVDDGRLVTGCNVENAAYGVALCAECGLVSQLHITGGGRLTHFVCVDGEGAVIMPCGRCRQLLWENGGPELELMTVSGLRPMKEVLPDAFGPDDLA from the coding sequence ATGCGCCACGCCTACGCCCCCTACTCGCGCTACCGCGTGGGGGCCGCCGCGCTGGTCGACGACGGCCGGCTCGTCACCGGCTGCAACGTCGAGAACGCGGCGTACGGCGTCGCGCTGTGCGCCGAGTGCGGGCTGGTCAGCCAGCTGCACATCACCGGTGGCGGTCGCCTGACCCACTTCGTGTGCGTCGACGGCGAGGGTGCGGTGATCATGCCGTGCGGGCGCTGCCGCCAGCTGCTGTGGGAGAACGGCGGCCCCGAGCTCGAGCTGATGACCGTCTCCGGCCTGCGCCCCATGAAGGAGGTCCTGCCCGATGCGTTCGGTCCCGACGACCTCGCTTGA
- a CDS encoding ATP-binding protein: MSVLLAQVIVLAGPSGSGKSRLAERLGLPVLRLDDFYKDGDDPSLPRITEGPNAGIVDWDHPDSWLPDDALATMRELCERGRADVPVYEIARNGRTGWRPVDLGGAPLFVAEGIFAPDVVEPARTADLLAAAYCIRRSTARTFWLRLTRDLRERRKPPLVLVRRGLALARAQRGVVADAVAKGCEPVSPTEALERVAGMRPDRV, translated from the coding sequence GTGAGCGTCCTGCTCGCCCAGGTCATCGTCCTGGCCGGCCCCTCGGGGTCGGGCAAGTCCCGGCTCGCCGAACGCCTCGGCCTGCCGGTGCTGCGCCTCGACGACTTCTACAAGGACGGCGACGACCCATCGCTGCCGCGCATCACCGAGGGCCCCAACGCCGGGATCGTCGACTGGGACCACCCCGACTCGTGGCTGCCCGACGACGCGCTGGCGACCATGCGCGAGCTGTGCGAGCGCGGCCGGGCCGACGTGCCGGTCTACGAGATCGCCCGCAACGGCCGCACCGGGTGGCGCCCGGTCGACCTGGGCGGGGCGCCGCTCTTCGTGGCCGAGGGCATCTTCGCCCCCGACGTCGTGGAGCCCGCGCGGACCGCGGACCTGCTGGCGGCGGCGTACTGCATCAGGCGCAGCACGGCGCGCACCTTCTGGCTGCGGCTGACCCGCGACCTGCGCGAGCGGCGCAAGCCGCCGCTGGTGCTGGTGCGCCGCGGGCTGGCCCTGGCCCGGGCCCAGCGCGGCGTCGTCGCCGACGCGGTCGCGAAGGGCTGCGAGCCGGTCTCGCCGACCGAGGCGCTCGAGCGGGTCGCAGGCATGCGTCCGGACCGTGTCTGA
- a CDS encoding fused MFS/spermidine synthase, translating to MGERSAVALVFGSSAAVLVVELVALRLLAPYLGLTLETSTLVIGLALTAIALGSWAGGRAADRMPPRRALGPLLGISGVVVALTPLLVRGGAETGSGGLLLPAATTTIVVPGALLSAVTPMVTKLRLTSLDETGSVVGRLSGIATAGSIAGTVVTGFFLVSLVPVSVILVGLGAVLVLAGVVVDWRVRGWRAGATPVVLVLLGGLGAAAAPGGCDVETTYHCAVVQEDPERAGGLVLVLDGVRHSYVDPDDPTYLDFVYVRAAAAAIDAVHPAGEPVAAYHLGGGGLTLPRWLAATRPGSSSLVSEIDGGVVDLDVERLGLETGPDLEVRVEDGRLGLGRLDDAAYDLVVGDAFGGLSPPWHLTTVEAVREMRRVLVDDGAYVQNLIDRGPLAFARAELATLGEVFEHVALLASPATLAREDGGNLVAVASPAPLDLERVQDGLDERGTGWRLVTGADLEEWVDGAEVLTDDHAPVDQLVTPYG from the coding sequence TTGGGTGAGCGCAGCGCCGTCGCGCTGGTCTTCGGCTCGTCGGCGGCCGTGCTGGTCGTCGAGCTGGTGGCGCTGCGGCTGCTCGCGCCCTACCTCGGGCTGACCCTCGAGACCAGCACCCTGGTCATCGGGCTGGCCCTCACCGCCATCGCGCTCGGCTCCTGGGCCGGTGGCCGCGCCGCCGACCGGATGCCCCCGCGGCGCGCCCTGGGGCCGCTGCTGGGCATCTCCGGGGTGGTCGTGGCGCTCACGCCGCTGCTGGTGCGCGGCGGCGCCGAGACCGGCTCCGGCGGGCTGCTGCTGCCGGCCGCGACGACCACGATCGTGGTGCCCGGCGCGCTGCTCTCGGCGGTCACGCCGATGGTGACCAAGCTCCGGCTGACCAGCCTCGACGAGACCGGCAGCGTGGTGGGCCGGCTCTCCGGCATCGCCACCGCCGGCTCGATCGCCGGCACCGTGGTGACCGGCTTCTTCCTGGTCTCCCTGGTGCCCGTCAGCGTCATCCTCGTCGGGCTCGGGGCCGTGCTCGTGCTGGCCGGTGTCGTCGTCGACTGGCGGGTGCGCGGCTGGCGCGCCGGCGCCACCCCGGTGGTCCTGGTGCTGCTCGGCGGGCTGGGCGCGGCCGCCGCTCCCGGCGGCTGCGACGTCGAGACCACCTACCACTGCGCCGTGGTGCAGGAGGACCCCGAGCGGGCGGGCGGGCTGGTGCTGGTCCTCGACGGGGTGCGGCACTCCTACGTCGACCCCGACGACCCGACGTACCTCGACTTCGTCTACGTGCGCGCCGCCGCCGCGGCGATCGACGCCGTGCACCCGGCCGGGGAGCCGGTCGCGGCCTACCACCTCGGTGGCGGCGGGCTGACCCTGCCGCGCTGGCTGGCGGCGACCCGGCCGGGCAGCAGCAGCCTCGTCTCCGAGATCGACGGCGGCGTCGTCGACCTCGACGTCGAGCGGCTCGGCCTGGAGACCGGCCCCGACCTCGAGGTGCGGGTCGAGGACGGGCGGCTGGGCCTGGGGCGGCTCGACGACGCGGCGTACGACCTGGTCGTCGGTGACGCGTTCGGCGGGCTGAGCCCGCCCTGGCACCTCACCACCGTGGAGGCGGTCCGCGAGATGAGGCGGGTGCTGGTCGACGACGGTGCCTACGTGCAGAACCTCATCGACCGCGGCCCGCTGGCCTTCGCCCGGGCCGAGCTGGCCACCCTGGGCGAGGTCTTCGAGCACGTCGCGCTGCTCGCCTCGCCGGCCACGCTGGCCCGCGAGGACGGCGGCAACCTGGTCGCCGTGGCCTCGCCCGCGCCGCTCGACCTCGAGCGGGTGCAGGACGGTCTCGACGAGCGCGGCACCGGGTGGCGGCTGGTCACGGGCGCCGACCTGGAGGAGTGGGTCGACGGGGCCGAGGTGCTCACCGACGACCACGCCCCGGTCGACCAGCTGGTGACGCCGTACGGCTGA